The Haloprofundus salinisoli genome includes a region encoding these proteins:
- a CDS encoding Cdc6/Cdc18 family protein, protein MITEARVLQAEFSPKELEHREQEVDVLSNALDPIMAGHPAETTLIFGPSGAGKTCIARFTVGRLQEAVEEINQQYVNCWEDYTRFRVLYRILEGIGRAADVHRQSTPRDELLERLRQYDGPQYVVILDEVDQLEDRRVLYDLYRIRNISMVLITNREAELFAQMDERLTSRFRSAVRIQFERYTLDELVSILSARARWGLTAGAVERRHLALIADAAAGDARVAIGILRNAAHRASRRGVDEISMDIVHKSIPDGKDEVRQKTIEQFTDHQRILYGVLTEAGEIRPGDLYDRYCERVDNPKTRRTIRNYLSKMDHYKLVVSDGNGRNRTYRPR, encoded by the coding sequence ATGATTACCGAAGCTCGAGTACTTCAAGCTGAGTTCAGTCCGAAAGAACTCGAGCATCGTGAACAGGAGGTGGACGTGCTGTCGAACGCTTTAGACCCGATTATGGCGGGCCACCCGGCCGAAACGACGCTCATATTCGGTCCCTCCGGTGCCGGAAAGACCTGTATCGCGCGTTTCACCGTCGGGCGACTACAGGAAGCGGTCGAAGAGATTAATCAGCAGTACGTCAACTGTTGGGAGGATTACACTCGCTTTCGTGTCCTCTACCGCATCCTCGAAGGTATCGGCCGGGCGGCCGACGTTCACAGACAGTCGACTCCGCGCGACGAATTGTTAGAGCGGCTCCGACAGTACGACGGACCGCAGTACGTCGTCATCCTCGACGAAGTCGACCAGTTAGAGGACCGGCGCGTGTTGTACGACCTCTATCGGATACGAAATATCTCGATGGTACTCATCACGAACCGCGAAGCGGAACTGTTCGCCCAGATGGACGAGCGACTCACCAGTCGGTTCCGGAGCGCCGTTCGCATCCAGTTCGAACGCTACACACTCGACGAACTGGTGTCGATACTCTCTGCGCGCGCACGATGGGGACTGACAGCGGGCGCCGTCGAGAGACGACATCTCGCGCTCATCGCGGACGCCGCGGCGGGCGACGCTCGCGTGGCTATCGGTATCCTCCGGAACGCCGCCCACCGGGCGTCTCGCCGCGGCGTCGACGAGATCTCGATGGATATCGTACACAAATCGATTCCGGACGGCAAGGACGAGGTACGACAGAAGACCATCGAGCAGTTCACGGACCACCAACGGATACTCTACGGCGTTCTCACCGAGGCGGGGGAGATACGGCCGGGAGACCTGTACGACCGGTACTGCGAGCGCGTCGACAACCCGAAGACGCGGCGGACGATTCGTAACTACCTCTCGAAGATGGACCACTACAAACTCGTCGTCTCAGACGGCAACGGACGAAACCGAACGTATCGCCCGCGCTGA
- a CDS encoding aminotransferase class V-fold PLP-dependent enzyme: MEYESTIYDELGVPNVVNAAGTKTRIGGSRIRPEAVEAMSRAAEAFVRLSDLQVRAGELISEVTGAEAGYVGSGAAACMTLAAAAAIAGDDLGTMARLPETDDVPNEIVMPRTHRNGYDHAFRAAGARIVDVGNNDNYLGTGSNSTEPWEIADAITEKTVAVGYMQKVYSTPPLEEVVEVAHDHDVPVIVDAAAEVPPRENLSAFVEAGADMVVFSGGKAIRGPQTTGILAGKREYVRSAALQHLDMHVAESVWEPPTELFDKEALDGVPRQGIGRPLKVGKEELVGLIAALEAFIDEDQDALTTEWNNRLDIVTGGLEGLSGVTTRREPGGKLMVAPELYVEIDPEVAALDAVELVGTLRKENPRIFVGSDDLLDGGFTVNPMCLSDDGAEYVAERIRDHLA; encoded by the coding sequence ATGGAGTACGAATCCACTATCTACGACGAGTTGGGCGTCCCGAACGTCGTCAACGCAGCGGGTACGAAAACGCGCATTGGCGGCAGTCGAATCCGACCGGAAGCGGTCGAGGCGATGAGTCGGGCGGCGGAGGCGTTCGTCCGCCTCTCCGATTTACAGGTCCGGGCGGGAGAACTCATCTCCGAAGTCACCGGTGCAGAGGCGGGATACGTCGGCAGCGGTGCGGCCGCCTGCATGACACTCGCGGCGGCAGCGGCGATCGCCGGCGACGACCTCGGAACGATGGCGAGGCTCCCGGAGACGGACGATGTCCCGAACGAAATCGTGATGCCTCGAACCCATCGCAACGGCTACGACCATGCATTCCGCGCCGCGGGTGCACGAATCGTCGACGTCGGTAACAACGACAACTACCTCGGAACGGGGTCGAACAGCACCGAGCCGTGGGAGATTGCCGACGCAATAACCGAAAAGACGGTCGCCGTCGGCTACATGCAGAAAGTGTACAGCACGCCGCCGTTAGAGGAAGTCGTCGAAGTAGCCCACGACCACGACGTCCCAGTCATCGTCGATGCCGCCGCCGAGGTACCGCCGCGGGAGAACCTCTCGGCGTTCGTCGAGGCGGGCGCGGATATGGTCGTCTTCAGCGGCGGGAAAGCTATCCGCGGCCCGCAGACGACAGGTATCCTCGCGGGAAAGCGCGAGTACGTCCGCTCGGCGGCGCTGCAACACCTCGACATGCACGTCGCCGAATCGGTCTGGGAACCACCGACGGAACTGTTCGACAAGGAGGCTCTCGACGGCGTTCCTCGACAAGGAATCGGGCGACCACTCAAAGTCGGTAAAGAGGAACTCGTCGGGCTCATCGCGGCGTTGGAAGCGTTCATCGACGAGGATCAGGACGCACTCACTACGGAATGGAACAACCGACTCGACATCGTCACGGGGGGTCTCGAAGGCCTCTCCGGCGTGACGACGAGACGTGAACCCGGTGGGAAGCTAATGGTTGCCCCCGAACTCTACGTCGAGATCGATCCCGAAGTGGCCGCGCTCGACGCAGTAGAGCTCGTCGGCACGCTCAGAAAGGAGAACCCACGCATCTTCGTCGGCTCAGACGACCTCCTCGACGGTGGGTTCACAGTCAACCCGATGTGTCTCTCCGACGACGGTGCAGAGTACGTCGCCGAGCGGATTCGGGACCACCTCGCGTAG
- a CDS encoding Rid family detoxifying hydrolase, protein MEEIHTDAAPASIGPFSQAIRDGDRIFVSGQGPVDPESGDVVSDDIGEQTAQTLDNVAAVLEAGGSSLDSVVKATVFVTDMANYDAINEVYGEYMSDPYPARSAVEVADLPIDIGVEIEVVAAVE, encoded by the coding sequence ATGGAAGAGATTCACACGGACGCAGCACCGGCCAGCATCGGTCCGTTCTCGCAAGCGATTCGAGACGGCGACCGCATCTTCGTCTCCGGGCAGGGTCCCGTCGACCCCGAGTCCGGCGACGTCGTCAGCGACGACATCGGCGAACAGACCGCACAGACGCTCGACAACGTCGCCGCCGTCCTCGAAGCCGGCGGGAGCTCGCTCGACAGCGTCGTGAAGGCGACGGTGTTCGTCACCGACATGGCGAACTACGACGCCATCAACGAGGTGTACGGCGAGTACATGAGCGACCCGTACCCCGCCCGGAGCGCCGTCGAAGTCGCCGACCTCCCCATCGACATCGGCGTCGAAATCGAGGTCGTCGCGGCGGTCGAGTAG
- a CDS encoding NUDIX hydrolase N-terminal domain-containing protein: MDLMRLLDELRVLSQNGLRYADNPYDEERYERILELTCRYYGEVLDLPSDDVRERFAAELGHVTPKVGAEAAVFDSAGRILLMRRADDGTWCLPCGWVDPNESPAEAAVRETREETGLDVSVTELVDVYHYAPSERFGPHGRVDVLYRCAVEGGSLERSHEGEALDYWEIADVPVWHKAHETYARAALDAATETFGQRSDCETND, from the coding sequence ATGGACCTCATGCGCTTGTTGGACGAGCTGCGCGTGCTGAGCCAGAACGGCCTCAGATACGCCGACAACCCCTACGACGAGGAGCGATACGAGCGGATACTCGAACTGACGTGTCGGTACTACGGGGAGGTACTCGACCTCCCGAGCGACGACGTCCGGGAGCGCTTCGCCGCCGAACTCGGGCACGTCACGCCGAAGGTCGGCGCAGAGGCCGCCGTGTTCGATTCGGCGGGTCGCATCCTCTTGATGCGGCGCGCCGACGACGGGACGTGGTGTCTCCCCTGCGGATGGGTCGACCCGAACGAGTCGCCGGCCGAGGCCGCGGTCCGCGAGACGCGCGAGGAGACGGGACTCGACGTCTCGGTGACCGAACTGGTCGATGTCTATCATTACGCACCGAGCGAACGGTTTGGCCCGCACGGCCGCGTCGACGTGCTCTACCGCTGTGCGGTCGAGGGCGGGTCGCTCGAACGCTCCCACGAGGGAGAGGCGCTCGACTACTGGGAGATAGCTGACGTCCCCGTCTGGCACAAGGCGCACGAAACGTACGCCAGAGCTGCGCTCGACGCGGCAACGGAGACGTTCGGCCAGCGGAGCGACTGCGAGACGAACGACTGA
- a CDS encoding sugar phosphate isomerase/epimerase family protein, with product MVRPAFQLYTLRELDEPLTETLRRVGETAYEGVEFAGLGDESPSALADVLAETGLAAVGAHVGLDALETDYEATVEAYQTLGCDRLVVPSYGEEGFDSAASAAETADDLSALADRLVDDGFEAHYHNHTYEFAALDDDASFDTSYDAFATRSDDSLGLEFDVGLARHGGVDPVTYLDRYADRLSLVHLTDTVPGDDDALHVDLDEGVVDLEACVGAAVTADADWVIHENGLTADPEATLESSADRVRELIDGA from the coding sequence ATGGTCCGACCGGCGTTCCAACTGTACACGCTTCGCGAGTTAGACGAACCGCTGACCGAGACGCTCCGCCGCGTCGGGGAGACGGCGTACGAAGGCGTCGAGTTCGCCGGCCTCGGCGACGAATCACCGTCTGCACTCGCTGACGTGCTCGCCGAAACCGGTCTTGCGGCAGTCGGTGCGCACGTCGGGCTCGACGCACTCGAGACGGACTACGAGGCGACAGTCGAGGCGTACCAGACGCTCGGCTGCGACCGACTCGTCGTCCCCTCGTACGGCGAGGAGGGGTTCGACTCCGCCGCGTCGGCCGCGGAGACGGCCGACGACCTATCGGCGCTGGCCGACCGCCTCGTCGACGACGGCTTCGAGGCGCACTACCACAACCACACCTACGAGTTCGCGGCGCTGGACGACGACGCGTCCTTCGACACCTCATACGACGCGTTCGCCACCCGCTCGGACGACAGCCTCGGCCTCGAGTTCGACGTCGGACTCGCGCGTCACGGCGGCGTCGACCCGGTGACGTACCTCGACCGCTACGCCGACCGACTCTCACTCGTCCACCTCACCGACACCGTGCCCGGCGACGACGATGCGCTCCACGTCGACCTCGACGAGGGCGTCGTCGACCTCGAAGCCTGCGTCGGCGCCGCCGTCACCGCGGACGCCGACTGGGTCATCCACGAGAACGGACTGACCGCCGATCCCGAGGCGACGCTCGAATCGAGCGCCGACCGAGTCCGGGAACTCATCGACGGAGCCTGA